gatcaatgggttatgATACGTTACAGATAgcttatgactgaagtgctaaaagagaaacttcccgagattgatgctgctcagctttgaggacaaggctgatttaaagaaaaaggaaCTGTTAAGACCCATTTTCTtagctttgaataatgtttatcgaatctgtttagttcaattattTCTCAGCCTTCAGGTTAAATCAGAAAAGAATCTCAACATTTCTGGATGAGAAGCTCTTCTGTTCTTATATTTAAGGAACTAATTATGCAAGCAGCAGATCGATGTTAGAGAAGGTTTTGGTCTACAAGATGAAGCCGCTTATGTTGGGCATCAAATGCACGAAAGCAAGATGGAGACAGCTTAGTTTAAACATGCATTGGGAGAAAAATGAGAGAAGCATTGACCTTCAAATGCTTCCAAAGCTCAACTTGCTTTGCATTTGCTTCTCAGGCCTGTTTTACTTGATTTAGAAtcctttcttttccttcctcctcccctcttTCTCTCATTTCCACCCTATCAGTGTTGACATCTCAGAACCAAGCTTCCATGAATCTTCAGATATTGTTTCCTTCCCGAGTATAAGATGGCAAGAGGAATGCAGAGCCTGCCGAACTCGAACCACCGTTTCTATCATCTACCAGACCAGATCATGAACCCCTCGGGGTTCGGCCGTGGAGATTCTGTCAGCATGTTCAGCACAGATGGGATCGGCGGAATCGGCTTTGGCGTCGGCGTTTCCGTCGGTGTGCTGCTTCTCGTTATCACCATCGCTCTTGCATTCAACAGCTGTGCTCGAACCAACGCCACCTCTTCCAGGCGGCCTGCGAGAAGGCTCGCCGGTGCGATGGCGGACGTGGAAACCGGACTTGACGAGGCCACGTTGATGAGGTACCCGAAGGTCGTCTTCGCGCAGGCCAAGCTCGTTGACGAGGGAGGTGCAGCCTCGCGCTGCTCGATATGCCTCTCGGAGTACGAGGACGCCGACGTGCTTCGGGTGTTGCCGGAGTGCGggcacctgttccatttgaaatgcGTCGATCCATGGCTGCGGTTGCGGCCGACGTGCCCGCTCTGCCGCACGACGCCGTTGCCGAGTCCCTCGCCGACGCCGCTTGCTGAGGTCATTCCATTGGGAAGGCAGTCACGATAGGATGTGGAGAAAAAAGAAGAGGTTTCTGCTTCACTTCTTCTCTGTAAATAATGGTGTCTATACAGTCCATTAACGATCTTTGGAGATCAGATCATCTTCTCTTAAGTTTCCTTCCATGGAAAGCTGAAGTGGAGATGTTCTCTTTCTCCTGCATTAAACCTATTTGAACGACCTGGAGACTTTACTCATTCTCTTGGGCAATAATATCACATGTATACTACAGATGAGGTTGAGTATAGATAAGGTTTTTGAATGATGAGATGGAGTAAGAGGCTCAACTCCTTGACATGCACTGATTTAGAGGATGAGATGCATCGTGATTACATTTTACCCCTTTTATAATTAGACCCTTTTTAAGATTTTTGATATGCATGCTTAAAAAACTTATATTGAaatctttataattatgaaattaaaatatttaactccATTTACTCtaacatcatcgattttatcGACCGAAGCATAAAAACAatagacaaaaaaataatttcaacatctcATTTAAGTTTTTCATGATAGCGAAGGGTAGTGTTACTAAGAGCCGTAGATGGTTATTGTGgctaaggagagagagagagcaataatGAGGCAaaatgagaggaagaagagaacgaCGCAAATGTTCAACGTCAATGCAAATGTTGTGCAATCCTTTCACCGCTTTGCATCTATGTTGTCATCGATGCAATTGCCGAGCGACATCGACACGGATGCAAAACAATACCAACGTAAATGCAAATAGACACTGCTGCATTTATGCTAACGTCGAACGACCATTTCACTGCTCTACATCTACATCAACATCAACATAATTACCGAACGATAATGTTAGTGGCATCTACAttgtcctcttccttctcttcttttatcTCATCTCTTATCGTCGCTCTCTCTCTTCATCCATAATAATCATCTGTGACCCCCAACAATGTCGTCATCTTTCACCATCGAAAacataactaaaatattaaaattatctttttactcatCGTTTTCGTGCTTTCGTCGATAAAATCGATGACTctagaataaataaatattcatAACTATAGGaattccaatataaatttttttaaatctaaaaattagaatactaaataaaaataactataatatatatatatatatatatatatatatatatatatatatatatatatatatatatatatatatatatataattagcctgCATGAGTATGATATGCAACTTCTATTTCTCTTATCAAAGTTAAGAGTACAAGTATATAAAAGTTTATCTATAAAAGTTGGAAATTATTTTATTTCTCTTATCAAAGTTAAAAGAGTACAAGTATATAAAATAACATGTATAATACAGGCACCAGAAACAATCATACAGGATAAATCTAGCAATAGCCAAGATAAATCTTAAGTCCAGTAATCAGTCAAATCATCCATCAGCTGATCAATGTGACAACCGTTAAGAATCGAGGAACAATGATGATTGTCAAACGTTCTTGCAAATTTGATCTGCTACCTCCTCCACGTTCCAAATCAGAGTATGGAGTAACAATGCTTCAAAAAGTTATGGAGATGGATACTTCTTAATCTTACTCTGGGTGGATTTTCCTCTGCAATTATCAGCATGTCTAGTGAAAGGAAGAGTATCCCTGTCCACGTTCACCTTCTTGTTTGGAACTGAAAGGAAGAGTATCCCTGCTGCCCAGTGAAGATTTAAGATCAGTTTTAGGATTCTCATAATTATAGAAACACTAAAAAAATATGATAAGCAATAAACTCAGGATACACGAGAACTTACAGTGTTGTTTGTTCTACAATAAAAAAAGCGGAGCTCCTTACAGCAAATTCAGCAGTGCTTCTGATGGTAATTTCTTCACTTCTACTGAACGTGTCACCAATAAGACCACTTATCGATTTCCTTTCACTACAAGTGACTTCCTCTCTTGCAATTTTTGTTCAAATCTCTAATGTTCTTTCCAGCTCCAGTTACTAGATGTCAACCTTTTTCTCTTGAATAAAAGATGACCAAGCTCTGTAGTTCTCTGAGATATTAACATCAACTGTCGCTGAAACTCATTCATGAACTCTGATATTCTAAGTTCTA
This Musa acuminata AAA Group cultivar baxijiao chromosome BXJ1-2, Cavendish_Baxijiao_AAA, whole genome shotgun sequence DNA region includes the following protein-coding sequences:
- the LOC135612074 gene encoding RING-H2 finger protein ATL70-like, coding for MARGMQSLPNSNHRFYHLPDQIMNPSGFGRGDSVSMFSTDGIGGIGFGVGVSVGVLLLVITIALAFNSCARTNATSSRRPARRLAGAMADVETGLDEATLMRYPKVVFAQAKLVDEGGAASRCSICLSEYEDADVLRVLPECGHLFHLKCVDPWLRLRPTCPLCRTTPLPSPSPTPLAEVIPLGRQSR